The following are from one region of the Syngnathus acus chromosome 19, fSynAcu1.2, whole genome shotgun sequence genome:
- the LOC119138579 gene encoding transcription factor COE1-like yields MATESAEQRLSEGFNPSRWPRRGRVLILVERCETPLGRRCNFGLSHLEGPTRLSRPPEPRSESSPGAALRVITRSRAQSHHPEPRSESSPGAALRVISRSRARSRPLPVFPPRPHEGERKLGLAWPRDGLARGSAPSLKEEPLAARSWMHSSGMLDAMQSGAGLARAHFEKQPPSNLRKSNFFHFVLALYDRRGQPVEMERAAYVDFVEKEKEPTAEKTNNGIHYKLQLLYANGARGEQDLYVRLIDSVSKQAIIYEGQDKNPEMCRVLLTHEIMCSRCCDKKSCGNRNETPSDPVVIDRFFLKFFLKCNQNCLKNAGNPRDMRRFQVAVCTTLNVDGHVLAVSDNMFVHNNSKHGRRARRLDPSEAACPCIKAVSPSEGWTTGGATVILIGENFFDGLQVVFGSMLVWSELITPHAIRVQTPPRHIPGVVEVTLSYKSKHFCKGAPGRFIYTALNEPTIDYGFQRLQKVIPRHPGDPERLPKEVLLKRAADMAEALYAAPPGNQETILKRAADVAEALYSVPRSHVAPPHAMMGVGSFGGAQLGLDLNDAAQGGYAPGSGQPSPRGYAPSPPGQQSNYGAYGNSSMPNLGLASSPNFLNGSSANTPYGIVATSPTVSGCSSAHGVFAFSASVKTKSAFAPVVRPAAAGATPPLPPTNNCGLNAGLQAMSGLVVPPM; encoded by the exons ATGGCGACAGAGTCCGCAGAGCAGAGGCTGAGTGAAGGCTTCAATCCGAGCCGGTGGCCAAGGAGGGGCCGAGTCCTGATTCTGGTGGAAAGGTGCGAAACCCCGCTCGGAAGACGTTGCAACTTTGGGCTGAGTCACTTAGAAGGGCCGACacgcttga GTCGTCCCCCGGAGCCACGCTCAGAGTCATCACCCGGAGCCGCGCTCAGAGTCATCACCCGGAGCCGCGCTCAGAGTCATCACCCGGAGCCGCGCTCAGAGTCATCACCCGGAGCCGCGCTCAGAGTCATCTCCCGGAGCCGCGCTCGCAGCCGCCCCCTCCCTGTGTTCCCGCCTCGGCCACATGAAGGCGAGCGAAAGcttggcctggcctggccacGG GACGGGCTGGCGCGCGGCTCAGCGCCGAGCCTGAAGGAGGAGCCCTTGGCAGCTCGCTCCTGGATGCATTCGAGCGGCATGCTGGACGCCATGCAGAG TGGGGCGGGCTTAGCGCGAGCCCACTTTGAGAAGCAGCCGCCGTCCAACCTGAGGAAGTCCAACTTCTTCCACTTTGTCTTGGCGCTGTACGACCGGCGGGGCCAGCCGGTGGAAATGGAGCGGGCCGCCTACGTGGACTTTGTGGAGAAGGAGAAG GAACCCACGGCAGAAAAAACCAACAACGGCATTCATTACAAGCTGCAGCTGCTCTACGCCAACG GCGCGCGAGGAGAGCAGGACCTCTACGTGCGACTCATTGACTCCGTGAGCAAACAG GCCATCATCTACGAGGGTCAGGACAAGAATCCGGAGATGTGCCGAGTTCTGCTGACGCACGAGATCATGTGCAG CCGCTGCTGCGATAAGAAAAGCTGCGGAAACAGAAACGAGACGCCCTCCGACCCGGTCGTCATCGACAG GTTCTTCCTCAAGTTCTTCCTCAAGTGTAACCAAAATTGTCTGAAAAACGCCGGAAACCCCAGAGACATGAGGAGGTTTCAG GTGGCGGTGTGCACAACGCTCAACGTGGACGGGCACGTCCTGGCTGTCTCCGACAACATGTTTGTGCACAACAACTCCAAACACGGCCGCCGAGCTCGGAGACTGGACCCGTCTGAAG cagcGTGTCCGTGCATCAAGGCCGTCAGCCCCAGTGAGGGATGGACCACGGGGGGCGCCACCGTCATCCTCATTGGAGAGAACTTCTTTGACGGCCTTCAGGTGGTCTTCGGGAGCATGCTGGTGTGGAGCGAG CTCATCACACCGCACGCCATCCGTGTGCAAACCCCCCCGCGCCACATCCCCGGAGTGGTGGAGGTCACCTTGTCCTACAAGTCCAAGCACTTTTGCAAAGGGGCGCCTGGACGCTTCATCTACACag CCTTGAACGAGCCCACCATCGATTACGGCTTCCAGAGGCTACAGAAGGTCATTCCTCGTCACCCCGGAGACCCTGAGAGGCTTCCCAAG GAAGTGCTCCTGAAGCGAGCGGCCGACATGGCAGAGGCCTTGTACGCGGCGCCGCCCGGCAACCAG GAGACCATCCTGAAGCGAGCGGCGGACGTGGCCGAGGCCCTCTACAGCGTCCCGCGCAGCCACGTGGCCCCCCCTCACGCCATGATGGGAGTTGGCTCCTTTGGCGGCGCCCAGCTGGGGCTCGACCTCAACGACGCTGCTCAAG GCGGCTACGCTCCCGGCAGCGGCCAGCCGTCCCCCAGAGGGTATGCCCCCAGCCCCCCCGGCCAGCAGAGCAACTACGGCGCCTACGGCAACAGCAGCATGCCCAACCTCGGGCTGGCGTCTTCACCCAACTTCCTCAACGGATCCTCCGCCAACACGCCCTACGGCA TCGTGGCGACCAGTCCCACCGTGTCCGGCTGTAGCTCCGCCCACGGCGTCTTTGCCTTCTCTGCCAGCGTCAAAACCAAGAGCGCCTTTGCCCCCGTGGTGAGGCCCGCCGCAGCAGGAGCCACCCCGCCCCTGCCGCCGACCAACAACTGCGGACTCAACGCCGGACTGCAAG CCATGTCGGGCCTGGTGGTGCCGCCCATGTAG